A DNA window from Theobroma cacao cultivar B97-61/B2 chromosome 5, Criollo_cocoa_genome_V2, whole genome shotgun sequence contains the following coding sequences:
- the LOC18599099 gene encoding 18 kDa seed maturation protein, with the protein MQSIKERAANIAASAKVGLEKTKATVEEKVEKLTAHDPVQKEMATQKKEERIHQAELDKQEARLHNAVAKQAGREDGYTATGTHTYTATGTHVFDDWDRGQPTGARQMSAFPGHGTGQPTVQVDVGRAEAHPIGIKTGAGGSKTHNTRVEGDPHGYGTGGTHS; encoded by the exons ATGCAGTCCATAAAGGAAAGAGCAGCCAACATAGCGGCCTCTGCCAAAGTTGGCTTGGAAAAGACCAAGGCAACAGTGGAGGAgaag GTGGAGAAATTGACAGCCCATGACCCAGTGCAAAAAGAAATGGCGACTCAAAAGAAAGAGGAGAGGATCCACCAGGCAGAACTTGACAAACAAGAGGCGCGTCTGCACAATGCGGTGGCGAAGCAAGCCGGTAGAGAGGACGGCTATACGGCAACAGGCACCCATACTTACACAGCTACCGGGACTCACGTATTCGACGACTGGGATCGTGGACAGCCCACTGGGGCCCGCCAAATGTCAGCTTTTCCTGGACATGGCACTGGGCAGCCCACTGTGCAGGTGGATGTCGGTAGGGCAGAGGCCCATCCTATTGGGATCAAGACTGGTGCGGGTGGGTCCAAGACCCATAATACCCGAGTGGAGGGGGATCCCCATGGGTACGGGACTGGGGGGACTCACAGTTGA
- the LOC18599100 gene encoding late embryogenesis abundant protein D-113, whose translation MQSMKETAANAGASAEAGLEKAKASVQEKTINPNEKEMARERKEERKELAEQMKQEARDQTATARQAGGGYTTGGGYNRGDARGYTATGTGNDAGRNVGFGDNVGYDGNVGYAGDTTGGYAYSTTGSQDYRSGEYEGRNWEEREPNNAAGTTRRNTRLAGDDPYGP comes from the exons ATGCAGTCAATGAAGGAAACAGCTGCCAATGCAGGGGCCTCTGCTGAGGCTGGCTTGGAGAAGGCCAAGGCCTCCGTGCAGGAAAAG ACCATAAACCCTAATGAGAAAGAGATGGCGAGAGAGAGgaaggaagagagaaaagaactTGCAGAGCAGATGAAACAAGAGGCCCGGGATCAAACCGCAACAGCTAGGCAAGCTGGTGGTGGCTACACCACGGGTGGCGGGTACAATAGAGGCGACGCTCGTGGCTACACTGCCACGGGTACTGGCAATGACGCGGGCAGGAATGTTGGCTTCGGTGACAACGTTGGCTATGATGGCAATGTTGGCTATGCTGGAGACACAACAGGTGGTTACGCTTATTCGACAACTGGGAGCCAAGATTACCGAAGTGGGGAATACGAGGGTAGGAACTGGGAGGAGCGGGAGCCTAACAATGCTGCAGGGACGACTAGAAGGAACACCCGCTTGGCTGGGGATGATCCATATGGACCCTAA